The DNA segment TATTCAAAAGAAATAACTGTAAAATATAGATGTAAGCATAGAGAAATAGAATTTGCTATGAAGAagattgtttatattaaaaagttgaaaataaaaagggAATAATGATTCAAActggagttatttcccttttcttattcttttaaaGTCTTTCTGCTCCTCATGGATAGtcaagctttttaaaaaccacCCTCTTCATATTCTaaacatcattttcaaaattgaaaaattacttTGAGATATAGAGTTTTTGAAAGGCttatgcataaatttatatttaatcatAAATTCAGTTATTTATCAggataatttattaattttaaacaatttcaagCTGTCTCAATCTGAAATCCTATTAAAATTGtgccattttgttttacaagtttcatcttttaaaaattagtaTATAGTATATAATACCCCATTTTAAACACCTTTTCCCATTATTTTAGCTAAGGTGCCACATAGTTATTTATAgaacacagcataggtttcagAAACATGCTGTACATTGCTTGCATTAATCAGTTACCATAAATAAGCAGCAACAATTAGTGATGATGGAGTGTTAGAACGATTTAAGGAAGAAGTTATGCTTGAGAAAAAATGAAacgttcatttatttttaaacacattttgttgaaaatgatTTAAGAAATGATAGGAAAATTGATACAGCATCATTGTTCTTTATGAAAGATCTGCACACTAATGtctgaagttttattgtttaagcATTTATTTCCATTGTAAATTCCGACATTGATTTCAGAATGATGTTAAGAGAAccaaaattgcattttttggGGAATTGATTTCAAGACATTTAACAATGATATATTGAGGGCATAcacttaaaatttgtaaaaaatgaaatttaaagatattttaagtATAATGTGCATAGAAATTTTACTAGCATTACCAGATTTTAATGTCAGAAGTAAAGTACAAATTGTCGTCAATTCATTATTTTCACCAAGCATATTAAATATGCCAAAACATGCAAGCAACCATGTGCCTATTTGTTATTTAagcttttgtattttattgtcatattgtAGTTTGTTAATTATACATATTATAGTGGCTTCTAGGttgctttttttgtaaaattgtccGTATTGTGCAAttcttttggaaaattttatttgttaattattgcagattaaatataaattttaatgctACAAATGTGTTGGTTTGAATTATCCCCCTTGACTAAAAACATATGTCTTAAATTTGACTTTACAGATTTGTTATTCTTTGGACTCATTTACTTTCATGGTTAACAATTTCCATGGATTCAGGAAAACTTGTCTTTTCAAGGATATTAatttgtggttttgccaaatataaaaaaaaagaagatgtggtatggttgccaatgagacaactctccacaagagaccaaaatgacacagaaattaacaactataggtccccgtacagccttcaacaaatggcaaagcccataccacatagtcagctataaaaggccctgaaatgacaatttaaaactattcaaataagaaaaataacagccttatttatgtaagtCAAAGTCTGCTTACAAGGCTATGGAAAATTGGTATCCTTCTAATAATATTGTGTTAACAGTATAATATAAAAGAGCTGTGTGTCTTATCTCTTTAATTAATGGGACATTGAAAGATAGAGTCATCCTTTTCTCGTCACTTGGCTTCAATCTTTCTTTGGTCATTTCCTCTGACACAACTGGACATTGGTCTGAAATATCAGATTCCAAaattttacaatcaaaacagagaATGAAATTgacagttttctttttgttgtcAGGTTGGCCTCAGTGGCTGGATGGTATAAGAAGTTCATCAACTaaatcactagcctgtcaacattGACGTTGTTAGTTTGACTCCAATCTTGGTTACTTAGGATTGTGGACTTACCTGTAGAAGATCTCTCTCCGGGCACTTCTGTGTCCTCTACCTATACTAATTAGCTGCCACAACAAAGCCAATAGTTCTGAAAAATAGAATTAAGCACCAAAAGTCTATCTATTATTTTGTTGTCAAAATTGAGtccatattttgtttatgatgtatttttaataactttcttgaccatttcgaaattttaaaaaaaaattatgaatatgattttcaaatttagcACTAAAGATTATTAATGTTGTGCTTTAATTTTGCAGCCTAGCTgcaaatgttttgatatatacCAAGCTTAAATGTAGAGATGAACATTTTAAGCTACCACAGAAATTCTTAAAATATTAATGATGTATCGAGAAAGAAAATTTATCAGTGCCCCGCGAATGATCTTCTTCAGGAAAGTCCACAATTCTAATTGATAATACTGGTTTTACACCACTTGCAGCACATTTAGCTCTATGATGGGGGGGGGCAATTTTTATTGCTGAAGAAAGAGGTAGTACCTGTATAGAACACTGACCTTATGCAGGAACATTGGCAATCTTATTCAACTAAGGTTCAAGTCAAACATACATTGCTACAAGCAGGGTTCAAAACTGATAACTCTAGATGTTATTGTAGATTGatcacattgaacataagagacacattttgttacatttttgttaccCCATCAAAGCTGAGGGgacattaagttttacccttgtaagtccatatttgttgttgttgcctTTCTCTAACTTAATTTTGCCTCTACcaaatgttaaatgttatgaaacttaatcACAATGCTCATTACCATAAACACACAGaccaaatttgaattttggtggtgcCTCTTTAACTGTTATAGaattatgcccctttacaaatggaaaaattgatgaatttttcttttccattctataactttagtttgtctttaccaaatgttatgaaacttatacataatgcttattatcacaaaatattCTTAGTGTTCaaataaaaggatttttttattacttgcATGTTATCCTCCAGAATAGGattgtaatatttgccactggatgtacaaatacatcaaataatcatttatacttttaatcaaaagaaaattatGATAAGACAATCTGCAGTTTTCTCAAATGAAATTTTAGTTGAAAGGAAATGTTGGTAGTTAAGCAACCAAACATCTATTGGTCAACTTATTAAGGTCAACAGGTATTTTTATAAGAGCCCACAAAAGGAGCCTAATTAGCAGGCACTCTTTAACAGACCTTATCATATGCATACACAATGAGATATATGAACCCTAGTTTGTAACTATACCGAATTTTTCATTTAGTAGTCAAAAGGAAGACATCACtttttattctgtatttttgCTCTAAcgtttaaatgttaaattcttTGGTCACCTCTTTagataatattattttaagaacagtctatttatttttcatcataACAATCGTCTTAATactgataattttcttttcaagaTTTAAGCTTGAAATTTTATAAGATTATAAGAAAGTTCTAAAGATAGGTCCAACGGCTAGAGTGTTTTTCCATCATAGTCATACACTAAAGTTTCCGAATGAATTAAAAGACATGACGAATGGACACAATCCGAGAAAGTGGTTATCTGAAAGTGTTAAACAGATACCcgcctttatttttctatgctgtgttttgtgtactgttgtatGTATGTTGGTCTTTTCTTttctagccatggcgttgtcagtttatatttgttttgaacttgattttcaacttttgaatGTCCAATTGGTATCTTCAATTGACGCAGCGGACATGTAGTTTTAATGGCCACTTCTACAGGCAATGGGTTCAATTCAGCACCTATACATGTAGAAAATCGAGATtggtttgaaacaaatacaaaactttttaatataatttattttaacatacaAACCATCAAACCAAACAGTGCCGAAGTCAAAAAAGCCTGAAACTGTTTGCCTCTTTCAAGACTTCAACTGAATAAGAACGAACATAATGGAGTTTCAATACCACCTAGTTTGTATTCTTCCGCAAAACATATTGAAGAACAATTGGTTGCCTTGTGCTGTTTTCTATATACTCTTTGGCCGGGTTCAacgttgttgtctctttgacatattccccgtttccattctcaattgtatgcTATCGGTTATTAACCACGAAATCTGAATCTCAAAATTCTGCAGTGACAGCATTTACCGATTTGCCCCAAATTTGCGAGTTTTTAATCCACATGTTTCCCTGCATCAAATAGGTACAATATGCCGATAAAACGACCTTGTACTATGATGACTGCGCATGAAACAAATACGCATATCTTTATTATTGTAATTATAAGCATCAATAACTCTCAAATAATAGTTCGCCCAAATCTACAAcaaaatgaatgttgaaaaaatcaatGACAACAGCTTGCAACAAATCTGAATAAACAGGATAgataaaatcttttatttatgtCGTTCTACATGAGAGGGCAAGGATTTTTAAACCCTTTTATATACACAaacttttaaatacatatatgtatatatataaacatttgtaGAATAAATAGTTTAAATTGAGTATTGCGTGGCATTTGAGTGTGTATAGATATAGATATGTTCACCATGTGTGTAAGTTTGTAAAATGCTAGTTTGTGATGGAAAAGGATCGTATAATTCGGACTGAAACTGGACCACCAACACAGCCTAAGCTTTTAGCATATATACCGGCTGTAGCCAGACTATGGACCTTGGCCACTCTAGCACGTGAGTTTTTTATTGAACTTATTAAAGTCTGCCACCATACCATGATCTATCCACAGATTTATGCCTGGTCATAAGGAAATGCAATCATCTTACAAAATACAAAGACCTTCGTTACtcctatgtatttttttatctggaaattataattaaagtaaagacaaacaattttcatttttgaattttattagaAGGTTTCACTATTCCATGCATCTCCTTTTCCCTACCGAGATGACAAACAATTAACTCATATACGCTCACCCGGTGGTATCGGAACAATCGTAGTCCTTGGTGTTGTCTTGTGTTCCTCGACTCTAGATCAGTCATAGGAACGCATCTATTGCACATGCCGTTTAAAGTTAAGTGAGATATATTACTCATTCATACCAGGAAAAGAACATATCGATGTCACATAAAAATGATTCTGCATCATACTAGATTAGAACCCTGAGCAAGATTTAAACGCGATGTTTTACAAGGTATAAACTGTTCattgaaaaattgttacattTCAACCTACCCAGACACGTAATCAGACTGCACGCAAAGTTTCCGCACCCAAGACTAACACGCTACCCCGAGTTCCATTTGATGTTTGCTACTTCACCGCTATGGACTTGACTTGTTGCCTCCgggtattttttttgttacacagatttGTATCTTcttaattgttatatatatatatataacgataAACAACTGTTACATAAAATGCTGATACATATTTTCCGCTGTACAGTGAATCACTCGATTTCAACTAATTAGCAGACATTGAAAGAGTAAGCAGTAAATATGCTTGACAATAGAAAAAGCTTCAGACAATTCTCGCATATTGACTGAATTAAAACTACTATTGTAATTCGTGACTTTTAGTCTGACTGCATATGTATTTTTCTCGAAAATTGTGAATAAATGTTTGACGGGGGAAGGGCCATTGCTTCTAACTctctacttttttttctttcttcatcTTGAATGTCGAGAATTAAAGTCAGAGAATATCTCCGCTCTATCTTACACTAGTATGATAAATGTCgcatcatatacatgtatcattcaaatttaataaaatatttcttagtTATGAAGACACATGCACTACGTATTGTCCCTGACTTGGTTCTTACTTTTATACTGTTGAACAAGTGCCTGTAAGTGAAGAAAATAGTCCTCAAGTGAATTACTATGATCAAATAAGTCATACTATTTTGTCACAGGatactaaaactaaaaatatattataagcACACACCAGAATTCCAATACCTATACTTGTAGTAGAAGTAAGAATATCTAGATTTGAACTTGGAGGATCATGAATAGTCCTAAATATCAAGAACAATCAAAACATTACCGAAAGCTATAGGTAGTATGATTCAGGATATAACTGGATTCGTTTCATATTCATTCAAATTCCAGATTTTTCTGGATAAGTATCTGAACTAAATCAATAGAAATgaatgtggatttttttttatagtacaaAGATctggtaaaattaaaaatctaatcataaatattttagttATTATTGGTATGCATATTTGCTAGTGTTTTATTTATGGCATTTTGACGGTCAATATATGAACAATATACGAACAACACTTTGAATACAGCAAACGATACGGAAACAAAACTCTGAATTGAGCAAACAATATAGGAACAACACTTTTAATGGAGCAAACAATATAGGAACAATACTTTGATGAGAGCAAACGATATAGGAACAACACTTTGATGAGAGCAAACAATATAGGAACAACACTTTGATGAGAGCAAACGATATAGGAACAACACTTTGATGAGAGCAAACAATATAGGAACAACACTTTGATGAGAGCAAACGATATAGGAACAACACTTTGATGAAAGCAAACGATATAGGAACAACACTTTGAATGGAGCAAACAATATAGGAACAACACTTTGATGAGAGCAAACGATATAGGAACAACACTTTGAATGGAGCAAACAATATATGAACAAAACTCTGAATGGAGCAAACAATATAGGAACAACACTTTGATGAGAGAGAACAATATGTGAACAGCACTGATGGAAGCTCACAATATCACGGTGAACAATGCTTTGATGTCagaaaacaatatatgttttttgtggGGGGTTTTATCGTTATTTTTCTGTTGcccaatctttagttttctggtACCCAATCTTTAGTTTTTGGTTTTCCTCAATCTTAAGTTTTGTTGGCTgtgtttggtctttttttccGTTTCCTTTTGGCGTTTTTGCCAACTGTTTCCCGTCAACTTGCTgtcattgatataaaaattcTCCTAGTTCTCTTccatttttaaatgttcatgatACATTTTAGGTCTTGATAAGTATTCATCTTCTTTACTATCCAGCAACTTAATATTACAATCTGAGTATGCCAACtgagatttttttcttatttaaattactataaagaaatataattcCAAACCCGGGATCTTCAAGATGGATTCTAGATTTACTGAATTTGAATACATACCATAATACACATATAGGCCATTAATTGACAGATTTATATAGGTTTGTAGTCTcagtaaaaacatttataattatgGAACTTATGATGATAATCTTTTTGTTTCAGTCATGTGGTCTACCAGCATAACAACTCTTCAGTTTGCTTCAGGGACGCCATTATACTGGGGTTGGTACATATTGTAAGTAAACTATAAGATATTGGTGTTGTGTAAAAATCATTGATATCCCTGATTACATTTTTGCACCACGTTTTCTTTTATAAAGAGGGGCCAGTGGTATGGTGAAGATATCTGCCATTCTTGCTGATGacctttatttttgtcattttgctGTTGATCGATGGTTGCTGTACCAATCTCTTTCTGTGACCAGTGATAGAATTATCAAACATAGAACGAAAAATACTAATAGTATTCGAAATTACAAACCTATAACAGACAGAAAGAGAGAACATCGAGCATACAAATTAACAGATAAAACAATCAGGACGGTTGATGTTGCATGCTTTACtctcagtggcaaatattacatgcataccAAGGCCGAAATTTGCCTCATCATCAATAAATACAAGAAGCAACAGAGATATAAATATGACGAGAGACTTCTACAAGGACCTTGTGTATACATGTCGAAAGATTGGAAAAATACGGAACTGCaaagacaattaaaaaaggCGGGGCTTCCATATACACAAGAAAATTTAACGCTGAACGTTAAGTTTTTTCactaatatattttaacaatatttacaaaaacacaCAGAAACTTGACCAATATagcaatttaaatatatatggtttaattagCATAAGAGGCTTAAATGATATAgctaaattaaatttcaatgtaaaagaATTTTGTTTCCACGCATTACATTAACAAATTATTCTCCATTGTTGAAACGTAAAAagtattaattgttattttcattgtttcagaGGAGCCAGTATTTTAGTAACGCTATTAGAACTAACTTGGATGATACATAAATGTTCATGCTGCAGGTATGGTGATATGttattgaactttttttaaaaattagaaaatatgcggtattttgatatgttattgaactttaaaaaaaaataattagaaaatatgCGGTATGTTGATATGttattgaactttaaaaaaaataaattagaaaaaatgcGGTATGTTGATATATTATTGAACTttgtataaaaattacaaaatatgcggtatgtttttaaatgaaacacCAATGCACAAACAGAGATTTAAAAGACCCAAACATGACTAAATGTAGAATAAATCAAAAGAGAAAAGCAAATGtatgaattaaagaaaacaagaatgtgtcctaagtacacagatgccccactcgcactatcattttccatgttcaatggaccgtgaaattgggtagaaaatcttatttggcattaaaattagaaagatcatatcataagcaacaagtgtactaagtttcaagttgattggacttcagcttcatcaaaaactaccttgaccaaaaactttaacctgaaacttgcactttcattttctatgttcagtggaccgtgaaattggggtcaaatatctaatttggctttaaaattataaagatcatatcataagcaacaagtgtactaagtttcaaattaagtgaacttcagcttcatcaaaaactacctcgaccaaaaactttaaactggaGCTGGACGAACGaatggacgaacgaacgaacgaacggacggacgaacggaggcacagaccagaaaacataatgcccctctactatcgtaggtggggcataaaaatgatcaattaaaaacaaatatatacagcTACGCCAGTCGGAATTACTAGCTCTTAATTTGGAACAGACACTTACATTGTCCGTTGTTCAAACATATATGTTAAGGTCCAGTTGCaactattacatgtatatcagtTGTATAGATAAAAGTCAGACTGTTACGTGAAAGTGGTGTTATGAGTAAAAATATTAGCTGTTTATATACTGTATACTGATGTTTTCTCTACATAATTGATTGATGTAGCACAAAAGGCTATCTATATACTACGCAAGAAAGATAACtagatatatatgttaaataataattgtttcatttaaattataaacattatttgCCAAGATTGAATGTGCTACTTGACATACAAGGTCACTTTCATGTGTGTTCAACACTCGGATATGATTGCAGATGTTTTAAGAACTACCCATAGTCATACCATACTAAAAAATACTCTTATATAGAGATCAACATCAGTTTGATTACACTATTCACcacttatattaaaaaaaagaggaacgaaagataccagaggaacattcaaactcatagatcgaaaatcgATTGAAAACGCcacgaaaaagaaaaaaaagaaaaggacaaaCCGTCAAATAAAAACACACAAGACACAAAACTAAAGACAAAGCAACTAGCGGATATCTCAGGTGCTTCGAAAcagtaagcaaatcctgctccacaagtGGCACCCGTATCTTTAGACACCCTGTATAGAGAAAGATAACTAAGACACACTGTGTTTAATATCAACAAATCCAAGAATTAATGTGTGGTTCATTTTTGGGACATTGAAAAGTAGTGTTAAGTGGGGTATTTTcgcacattttattttagctAATTTGTGAAGTAAAAGAAATGGCTAAAAAATGTAGAAGGGCACAGCCAGAAAGAAACCTTGCACTTTGCTTTTATAATTCCATATAAAATCCCAAAGTTTGCAGCATTGTGTTTAttgtgaaaatttaaaagaaaattaagttCCATAAATAAAAGCAAGCACGCTTTTAGAATAAGAAATACCATCCTACAGACTATAAAAGTTCTAGGTGGCACACTGATAATTACATATAGAATATAACCAACATTTAAACAAGTAAAATGTTCGAGCTTTAACACCTTTTATAGGAGGGTTTTGTGGGACAAACTGTAATATGTAATACAAATGGATGGAAAGACAGAAGGATAGACAACTCTGCTGACAGACGGGGGCAAAACAATATCCCATCCTGAAAATTTGTAGCGGGTGTATAGAAACAGATTTAGCCCTAGGTGTGGCAAAACATCTCCATTTACAGTATTGTCTTTACTATACGTATTTATCGTTCTATTTTTCAGCAAAGAGGGATGTTGCTGTAGATGTTGGTCTGTGATCATGTGGATAGATAACTGGAAGAAAGGCATTTTATACTTATTACTTACTATACCTATATTTCTGATTGGTACAAAAGTTATTCTAGGTTTTATTTCAggtaattcattttaaataacattattatataaaatattcgCTGTAtttgctatataaaaaaataaacggtataatgaaaaagtaatcagaaaacaaaacagaaaacatgGTTTGCCAGTCAAATAATGACCGATGGctatttaattttgatgttcTTTGGCTATGCATTTGGCTTCCCAAACTGTCAGTCACCAAAAAACCTGGTGGTTTTCACTTCTGTAATTTTGTTTCGATTTTATctcattttctttattctttttcttttttccttattctctattaaacatgtaaacacaACACGTTATAAACTGGATGCGTTCGAAGCgctttttctcatcactttgcgtccggcgtcgtcgtccggcgttagcttttacaaaaatctactCCTCTGCATAGTtatcaagattataatttagtacgccagacgcgcgtttcgtctacataagattcatcagtgacgttcaaaacaaaatatttataaagccaaacaattacaaagttgaagagcattgaggatccaaaattccaaaaagttgtgccaaatacggctaaggtattctatgtctgggataagaaaatccttagcttttcgaaaaattctaagttttaataaccggaaatttataaaaatgaccacattattgatatacatgtcaacaccgaagtgttgactactgaaactactgggccaaattaaaccaaacttggacacaatcatcattggggtatctagtctaaaaaatgtgtggcgtgacccggccaaccaaccaagatggtggccatggctaaaaaatagaacataagggtaacATGTAGATTTTTGCtgataactctgaaaccaaaacatttagagcaaatataacaggagtaaaattgtttacgaGGTAAAGATCTacctgccttgaaattttcaggtgaatcggacaaccggttgttgggttgctgacccATTCACGAAGTCGAGATTGCACTCTTCAAAAGACTTGAAATACTactaattttgtaattttctattttaaacccGCTGCTTAATGATCCCTAACAAAAATTAAGAGGGTAGTTAAAAAGTCTTATATGACAACAAATGGCGCAATTATCtttataacagaaaaaaaaacaatcaaagagTTAAACCAACCATAAAAGCAACAAAATGGCTAAATAGTCTTACAGCAAAAAAATGTCATAGAATGACTTCCTTTTGGACTTCCCGGGTGTCAtctgtgttttatatgaatattcTGCTTTCAAAAGGGATTCATTGGGAggagtttttctttttaaatatttttgtttcaaaaagtgagacgaaagataccaaatggacaATCTAACTCAAAAGCAGATCATagactgacaacgccatggctacaaagggaaaaacacaatgcatatatATTGTAGAGATGCTTGATTACTGATGAATACTTCTTTAGTTTATATATTGCTGTATAATGTAAATGATTTTCACTTATATGTTGTATCTTCTTTCAGGTCTAGCTTTAATTATAGCAGgacttttatacattttaaagacgTTCAAAGAAGGGATTATTTACACAATCAGAGAAACACGTTACATAAAAACCTACACACCTCCAGTAAATGTAATATCATGTCATACACAGACTGAAGAGGAGAAAATTACATATGAAGACTTTGAACCAAATGCTGGATACAAATATTACCGACAGGGGAAATGAATGAGTACAAAATTTCCATGCAAAAAAACCTTTTAGGCTTGAATTTTATAAAGAAGGGAAGTAATTCATGGAAGTGATCCATGAGTTTTTAACATTAACTCTGATTGAACCTATGACAGATTAGAGAtcatctatattttaatttgattaagAGTTATCAAATCTACTTTATTatcatattacaataaatatctCTAACAGACAAAGATATAATCTAAGAAGATGAATTCTTCAATAGATATTTGATTTCTGCAGTTATAAATAGTACATGTACTAATATGGCAGATCATGTAACCAACTAAATATAATGATGATGCCATCTTCCTATTTTTTAGAGGATAATGACTTTTGTATACGAGTGTATCAATCTAAAATGTGTAATGAATATAATATTCACAAACAAGGAAGAAAGTCTCAATATAGAGCCATTAGTTTGGCCTGGTAAGGATAAACAAATAGAAAGAGGCACTCATAGCTTTACCATCTAATAACATTTGTTGAAtgcatatttttatgaataaaaatatcgCTTACGAGCTTGACTAAGGAAGATGTTAACTATAATTGGttcattcaaattaaaatttccaGGAAAGGAGAAAATGTATATCTCtgtcaatgatttttttttacaattttgcatAAGTAGAGTCTCCCCttcattaacttttaaaaacagattatttaaatcttttatttcttattcattAAGTCTTTGCTggtaatatttatcaaattactTTAATGTGCCAGATTATCAGTATATAATTTCCATATTGCAATATTTTAGCCAcagtttatgtatattttttaatgtatccATGAACTACAGTATAATAATACTCATTCACTCATGGTAATTAGGGTTGTTCAAATATACTTGTTACTCAACTTATTATTACTATTAAATTTCTGTTACCAATATCgatattgtattgtttttatttgtaagaATAATAGTGCTTACTTCGTTAGATTActtctttttctaaaacaagCTTACGTCTATGCAATTTGTATTCTGAAGGAGatttgtatcattggcaatcatgccataTCTTCTTAATTTCATATTCTATCAAAATGCATTCAGAATATTACGCACATGTTTTGTGTAATTTTCACAATCTCGTCCAGTACCTCCgcaatggtatttttttttttttacagtagagcaacattattgtattattatgtTGTTGGCATGCCACGGGTTATGT comes from the Mytilus trossulus isolate FHL-02 chromosome 3, PNRI_Mtr1.1.1.hap1, whole genome shotgun sequence genome and includes:
- the LOC134709169 gene encoding uncharacterized protein LOC134709169, with the protein product MEKDRIIRTETGPPTQPKLLAYIPAVARLWTLATLALMWSTSITTLQFASGTPLYWGWYILGASILVTLLELTWMIHKCSCCSKEGCCCRCWSVIMWIDNWKKGILYLLLTIPIFLIGTKVILGFISGLALIIAGLLYILKTFKEGIIYTIRETRYIKTYTPPVNVISCHTQTEEEKITYEDFEPNAGYKYYRQGK